TATTAAACGCCTGGTGACGTCACACGCGTGGTGGCGTTTATTAAACTCCAGGTGGCGCCAAAAACGGTGTTCAAAATGCCGTGCGAATTGTGACCCTTTTggctttatacacacacacacacacacacacacacacacacacacacgtggtggTGTGCCAATCATCTGCACGTAGCCTACTCTGCCCATGCAAAATGGTTGAAATGGGTGGCAGCTGCAACAACATCCACTGTATTGAGgaagttaatcagctgattgatAGGCGATTGCTAAAGCCTGTGTAGCGTCAATACAGTTTGAAGGGCAATGGCCAATGGGGAAACACTAACACTGATGTCATCACACTCTGCGTTCAAACCCCAGTGGgaggcctttctgtgtggagtttgcatgttctttccatgtttgcgtgggtttcctccaggtGCTCCGGTTTTCCTCACACCataaaagacatgcatgctaggaaACTCCTGCCATTACCTTTGATGAAAGTACTGGCATTGCAACTGAAGGTGGGTGCTGGACTATGGCTGCCCACTTTACAGCATGTTGTGATGATCTTTTTTAGACTTTTACTGTGCCACGTTTcataattttcattttcctatttCTTTGGTCTTTGCACACATTTAATCATTTACTATCTGGCATATTTGTCCTTCTGTAAGTTGCTTTACATTACCTTGAACATCTTctcaaaaaggtttttttcaAAGCTGACACACAATATTGACATGCTAATTAAAATTACTTTTGTAGCTTCCTTTTGAATTGCAATCTACAGTAGTTGGTATTTGATTGCAGGGCTATTGTGCtgtaaagtttatttttttgtctaccCTCTGTCGGTCTGCTATCGGGCATACCTCttgttcttgtctttgtttgagCATTAAGGCCTCCACATTATTTCTACTCTGAACACACTCCCATAAGCTGAACAGTCATAAATAGTTTTGATGGGGTTGAGAGATTTTTCATTTCAGGTCCGGTCTTATCTTAAGTGGTCGGTCAAAAAGTCTATGGCCTCTCACAGAAGGTGTAGTGGTCCAATTGACACTTATGTCCTTCCAGAGATGGTGAGAGCATGGCCTGGAAGTGGCAGGGAAGAtgggaggacagagagaaagaaatgaccAGCCCCATAGATCAGAAGCTCTTTCAGAAGGAGCACATTTATCCAAACAGGTTGTAAACTCATTAGCATCTTCATAGTGGCAGATGTGGCACAGAGCTACAGCAATCAGAGACACGTTAACACAATAGCGCACGTACACCTTTTAAATGATTATACATATTTGCATTCAAGTTATAATCCATGCACAATCTATCTTTTCAGTTATATTTTACTGATCCCATAAATGTTAATAACAGAGCATATAAATGGACAATGTAGAAGTGGATCATGGAGAATTTTCTTCGACCACTGGGGATTGTTTTTGTATGCTGTAAAAACTTGTCACCATTAGAACCTATTGTAATCAATATAATTTGTCGGGACGggaacaatacattttttaaagccaCCTTTTAAGCCTAAGTGTTTGATTTGGGTGGAAAATACCTTTAACGTGCATTGCTTTAAAGTTCCACGTTGTCTCCTAAAAACTAATAACAAAATCCAGAGCATCAACTGAACTCGCCAGTATACAGTATTCTCATATCTCTCATACCAGAGGGAAAGTAAAATGTTAAAGTGAGGTTTAAAATTCtaggaaatacacttatttgctttcttgctgagagttagatgagaagctCAAGCAACATCATATTTGTCTGTTAAATAAAAGGTTACGACCGGCAACATTGGTGAGCTTTATCGGTTCCCTGTTTCTAGTGTTTTTAAGCTAATCGGCTGCTGGCTTTAGCATCATATTTATACTACAGACACGAGAGCGGTGTTAATCTCTTCATCAAACTcttagaaagaaaacaaacaagcatattatttcccaaaatatcaaatTCATCATTTAGTGTTCTGAAAATCTGAAAGTGTTCTCTTTTGCCATATTGCCATATACGTAAAGTTGAACATCTGACACTATGTAAATTGTTTAGTTTGTCACCTTAACTTTTTCAGTATCTGTGACCATGGTACATGTTTTTGCAATCAAATACCACAAGTATAACAAAGCCCCAAACACATATGCACAGACACATGTCTTCCCATGTTGTCCAAAATACTGTTAAACCAGCTCTACGTGcagttgttgctttttttctcccattcaaAGCTGTAGGTGTTTTGCATTGTGTATATTTggcctgtgtttctgtgtgttttgggaGAGTGGGAGTTggtaggtttgtgtgtgtgtgtgtgtgcagaggcaGCCACAGGTGTCATGTGACTGAGGTCAAGAAGGGTAAAGTGAGAGTGTTCAGCTGTCTGCTGAGATCACTATGAAAGAGGAGTATGTTGGTAAGGTACCAAGCAACAATTTATAGTGAGCCTAGCAACAAACAACACAACCTTCAGTGTGTGTAGGCCTGCTCGATTCAGCGAAAAATATGAAtcgcgatttttttttttagcttagaattgatatcacaattttctgccacgattttttttctcacaaaatgtaatgtttattgcacacatgaaccatgacaaaacaaattggcagtaccaaaaaaaattttttggcacctatagcacattgcgcatcaccacaagcctgtaaacatagaggcttcaatgaagagaagggagagcattgCAGCGCTTGGGAGCtctttaaaacctattttatacagtccatgtttaaaactcacagaagaaagtagtagcgtttgtgatgcagtcggctcgtaaaattaaatgagaatcaaagtcataaaaaataagttatttaaaaatgttatcgtgaacagggtgaatcgagatcgcgattttataacgattaatcgtgcaggcctaagtGTGTGaggttgtttgtgtgtatggttgTGTTTTCATTTGGCATTTAGCTGCTTCTCTGATCCAGAGTGACATATAGTGAGACACTTTTGCATATGCACGGATAGAACCTGTaggacatgttttacattttgtctCAACCAGAATGTACATGTGTTTGAACTCGTCAAGGCAGTTATCACATCTGAAAAcatctttatttcatttttacagtgtattgCTCCATTTCACAATAGTGCAaaattcaatattttaaagttcctcataaataaacattataaataaaaaatgatcacCACAttgaacacaaactaaaacaaagcTTCAATCACATTGAAATCGGATTTCAGATGAGCAATTTTTGTATTTACAGATCAATCTGCAGAATGGAGGCCAAAGTCTTGTGGTTTTGTGTGCCTTTCTCTTAAAGTCTGGCCCTGACTCACAGTGACTTTACAGAATAACAGCATCTTCATTAGACCCTCACAGCCCCTATTCTACTGGGTCCACTCTAACAAATGAAAAGTAAAGGTAGTTATAGATAAACAGAACCGGATCAACAAAATCCTTCAAAAAGCAACTTCTCAGAAGTTTGGAATAGTATCACTGCGCTTCATATGAAATGAACCCGGGAATTAACGGAGTCAAGAAGACTCAAAGTAATCCATTTATTTTAGACAATGCACGTTCAGTGGTGACATTCCCAAGTCACCCACCACATGCTCTAAAGCCAGTATATTTGTAGGTAATTATACAGTTTTTTCTAGCTCAACTTTGTTGCAATAGAGTCGGATCCATTTCAACAATGAGGTATGTAATATAACAAGACACCACACTTGATTATGTATGGAAGGAAATATGACAGCACCAAGTGTCAACAGCATTTATCATTAGTGTCAAGTGTTGGTACACAGTAGGTAAACTAGTACTTTCTGCTTTAATGTAATTTTAGACTGTCATTGTGTCCAAGGATTATATTCACCTTCATGTCCACTTAAACTAATTGTTAAGTAGGATTAAAGACAATATAGAGTCCTTTCATTGACTGGTCTATAGGTTTGCAAGCAGTTAAAGCCTTTTGCACAAATATAGTGGACAGTTTCATGTGAGATCAAGCTTGTGGCAGTGAAGGAACAttaagaaatgtaaataaaatgctGCATATCAAAGTGCAACAATCGGTCCTCTTAACCAGGAGAAACTCCAAATGCACACAGTCTGAACAACGAGCCTACCTCTCTCACACCTACATTCTGTCATTTTCATTGACAATATCACacctaaataaatattaaaaacaatctGTTTCCTTCTTTAAGCATCTTTTAAAACAGAATATATTagaatgtatacatttttataaatacatatagTTTAACATAATTCTTGTTTATAAAAAGATTCAAACTCATACAGTTCTGAGGGCCTAACTTCTCCTTTGTTGGTTGTGTCCATGCGGTCTTGCAGTGTGGGAAGGGTTTATAACATTGCCTGTTACTGCCACCTACTGTGGCATAGCAGCACTACAACATTTTATCCTCCTGTTGGGAGTCAATGCCAATAAGTAAACACATGCATGGTATACCCAGTCAAAAGCTACATTCAAAAAGTTAAATCattcagtttctctttttttgtacaTTATTGCAAAAAAATCTGACATTAAAAGATGCAGAGGACAACAacatcaaacaaaaaacatttacgTCACACATGACAGAATTAAAGTGTCCACCACATTTCACTATGAGTGTGTCAAACACTGGAGTGGTGGGGGGAAAAACGTGGAGCTTGAGGAAAGATTGGTCAATGTTAACACATCAGGAAACATCTTTGTACTCTTGAAGAGAGTAGGAGCTGGTATCTGTATGGTGgagctatacagtggagtttcAGGCATCCAGACCAGATACAGTTCAGTCCAGAATGAATGGAAAATTTGGTAAAGAGCAGCAAGATTGGTTTGACATGAAATCAAAAAAACCTCTTGGTCGATCAGAATTCATCTGGCATCCTTTAACTGTTCATGAAAAATTAATACGTGTTACGTGTGGAACATGTCTTTTGAGATTAAAGGGTACTGCACATTAACAACTTTTAAATTGCCttgatttttaaattaaagttcATTACTTATgttgtacattttttaaaccatttttgGCTAACCTTTACCAACTGCATGAGTGCCACTAATTCTGGAGGGTACTGTATAATAACTAAGCCAGGAGCCCTATCCACAccttccctctttctcccccctccATCCATTTACCTGTCCAAATCGCGTACTCCTCCTCCCCGTCTCAAACCGAGCAATTGCGTCTCTTCCCAGAGCCAGTCTGGGCTGTTGCAGCAGAGGGCGAGGTCAGCCAAGCGGTGACCCCGTGTCAAAGGCTGGTGGAGGAAACCGAGAGGGTGGGTGAGGAGGGTGGTGGGAAGTTCAGCAGCTCCAACACAGCGACACCCACACTGCTTCGCCGTGTAAACATGCAGGAGGCCGCGACCCATTTGTTGCTGCGCGGGTTGTACTTCTCGATGGAGTTGAGGCTGGAGCTGCCATCGTTACCTCCTACTGCGTATAACCAGCCATCCATCGCCACCAGGTCATGGGTGCTCCTAgcgggggtaaaaaaaaaaaaatctaattcagCATATTTGTTTCCACacaagaatgaatgaataatttcTATGCATTCTGTTTAATCTAGCTAACTAGATTTATTAAAAAGTGTAAATGGTTTACAGTGTGGACTTTgcattacatttacaaaatgcaaGCCCACTGCATGAACATGATCAAGGATTGCgtagaaaaagtaaaatatgacAAAAGAGATTGTGAGAAGTACAGATGGGACAATAACCACTATTGCACTAATAATAGTAACTAATAATGAGTGGACCAGTGGAAAGGTTATGGTTTGTTGggacaataaaaacagacaacagaTATTTTTCTGCCATCAAAGAGGATTCAGTCCAAAAAATGAGTGTTGATTACATACGATGTAGTGAGATTATTTTTGCCAAGACAATTATTCTACAGTATTTTCATGTGTAAAATTGTTTAGAGGAGTGATAGATTAGTGGTCAATACAGTGTGATGTTTTGGACTGTGTAAATGGAGCCTCTCAGCAATTGGGCAAAAAAAGCACTCAAAGCTCACACATCTGATTAACACATGGGTTATTCATGGGGCTGCATAGTCAACTGTTGTTAGGTTTCCTGCCTTCTAGTATACTGACTCCCAcagaagaaagtgtgtgtgtgtgtgtgtgtgtgtgtgtgtgtgtgtgttggggtctGTGTCTAGGGGCCTGGGGAACAAGTGAATCTGCTGATGTGTTCTCAAATCCAAGACTACAAGATCTACAGCTACATCTCTAAATCGCCCACCCTGATGCTAATCTTGTATCAATACAatgctgtgagtgtgtgcatccTTTGATAATCACCCACAGGACATGTTTCATCTCATAAGATTGAAGAAAGAGCCGACTGTTGTCGAAAATAGGTAATTTGATGTTTATGCCTTAAGGTTTAGGCAGTAAAGAAGACATCCAAATTCCCTAAATCCTATGCCTATATAATCACAGCAGGGGTACTCTTTTGACAAGCTCCATACAGACAATTTTGTTATTGATAATTTAGCTTTTACCTTCtagtttttacttttgtttaaaGGTAAACTGGGGGTACCTGAAAAGAAGAATAATAGCTGGACAAGCCttaacaaaaatgttgatttgtGCATTTGAGGCCAATGCATTTCAGCATTTCATTACTGTAAGGTGAACCTGTGTAGTTGGAATAGTAGAACCGGGTCATCGTGATGGCTCAGTTGGCTATGGCTGAATCTACATTCCCTGGACTCATCCCAGGTTCTCTGTCATATGTTCtcataaaaatgtatctttGCAGAGCTAATTTTTCCTATGCAGTTTTATTCTCTCATGTTTGAGTTATTACAAATTTGATTTCACTTATTTCGTAATCATACTAAGACTGTTTTGAAAGACATAATTCTGTTGTCACTGGACCATTCTGTTTGTACTAATATGAACTGTGGGTGGAGGCTCACCTGCGTATGTTCATGGGGGCCACTCCCTCCCAGGTGTTGGCCTTGGGGTTGAACCGCTCCACAGAGTTCAGGCAGCTGGTGCCGTCGTTGCCTCCTGCGACATACAGCATGCCGTCCAACACAGCCACCCCGGCACTGCTGCGCCGACTCAGCATGTTGGCAATGGCTATCCACGTGTTGCTCTGTTCATTACATCAACAGATAGAGAATTGGTCACATGTTCATAGATCATTCAACATCAGTATTGTGCGCTTAAGTCTCCAAATTCAGTTGATCTTGGCAACAGACAAGTTACTTTGATGATAAATTTAACAGCATGCAATTTACCTGGGGGTCATATTTCTCCACTGTTGCAAGATGTGAGGAGCTATCATAACCTCCCACTGCATACAAGCTGCTATCTGGAGGGGAAAAGGGAGTAAACACTGAGAATGTGAATATCAGCAGTCGAATACCAAGGTAGCAACTCCCTCTTGATTTCAGACATTAAAATGCAGACGGtgagacataaacacacagtagaaCAGGATGTTCATCAtgataggtgctttccgaccggatagtacttgtactttttagaggaaaagtacacttctaagcagttctaagaactactcttcCCCCAAAATcattttttccgtttgcattcccactggccaagtggccatagggactggtaggaggggtaagggagtgacgcaagcacggcaacggtctttatagcatcgtcactagaccttagcgccacatacaacaacaaagcagcgtGGAGGAGGCtgtacatggccagcagtgcctgcacctccgcatcagtccacttttccTAGTTCCGCGTTCCGTCCagtctcgtagtaattcacgtaatgttttgctcaacacagatggggctttattatactcggaacagaccccgcctctgcctactgctgcgctgtggacatgtgtgtgtgtgtgtgtgtgtgactgtgtgtgtgtgtgtgacggccggcgcgCCGTAGGAcatgcttgtggagtttaactccgaaaagaccacaggttaaccacaggttcccgttaatcttatgatggacatgtgttgtgatatttaaacaaactaaccgtcaacggcgaaataaaagcctcttatatCCGAGAGCGGTccgagagacctccagcttacggTGGGGTctctgagcaagactggccgagcgacgagctagcggccggggcaggcgcctgctggctgtcgcctcacttcatggaggttctcaactccgaaaactttgaagcgaattgtcaattcggcatcaattttcgcaagactgcctatattcgaaatctaaacagttaatttctcgactaaaacgttgtcagaagtgaatttaatgaagaataagatggtgaaaattgttaaaaatgtcccgttatTGCTCTGACTGCAAGTtctgagttggcagtgggcgtgacttataagttcgaccaatcaagtacacctaggaaaagggaaaagaccctgctctggagtaggagctaaaaaagtacgctactgtggccagaggaacttacaAAATCGGTAAAAAatcggaacacgacgaaaaaagtgttctaggaacatttagttctaagaactgcaaaaatccctccggtcggaaagcccctgaTGTTATGATTCTGGCAAGTTCCTACCCAGAGTTGCTACTCGGACATATCTCCTACGGGTGCTCATGGCAGCAATGGAGGTCCACGTACTGGTCAGAGGGTCGTAACGCTCTGCActgaaagaggagaaaaagactTACTTGTATTTAATATGACACCGAAAGGCTGCCCTATTTAGATAAACCGTCTTTGATCTTGATGTTTAGCATTTATTACCAAAAGCTTAGTCTGTGAGTACCTATTAAGGCAGGAAGCTCCATCATAACCTCCAGCAGCATACAGAAGGCCATGCAGGACTGCTACACCCAAACAGCTCCGCCTTGTGCCCATGGAAACCTCAGGTTGCCAGGCGTTGGTGATGGGGTCATAGGATTCCACGGTGGCGAGGTCTGAGGTTCCATCATACCTGAGGAGATATGGATATAAATTaatcagaaaagggtttttGATGATTGACACAAAAGCATGTTGCCTAAAATGATCTTTGAGATGGAAAAATTAGTCAAGTTAAAGAggcattacatttacattacaggAAAGCTTGTAACATCTTATTAGGAGCACAACGCTGAAGCCAACGCTTTTTGCATAACCACTCAGAATTATTCTATAAATCATCCACGTTCCGCCTGCCAAATCTTCATCTTTATAAAAGGTTTAGTTAGTGTTTGAGGAAAGGGATGAGATGGTAGGTTAACTAGTTTTGGGACAAAGGTCAACAATATAGTTCTCACTCACCCTCCAACGGCATAAAGTCTATTCCCAATGGCTGCCACGCCCACCCGTGCCCGCCGAGTGGACATGGACGCTACCATGTGCCAGCGATCAGTCCTGGTGTCATACGCCTCACAGTCTCCATGGATGGCAAACAGGCTGCCAccacctgcagacacacacaaacacaatatggTGACAAAAATGCAGTCAGGCAGTAAAGTAAATAAGAAAATCTAATAATAAAGGATCATAGTGATTTTGGTCAATGTATGCCATCATTTCAGAGGAATTTTTGGGATGAATTTGGCTGAGACCCGGGTTCACTCCTGGGCTCAATGCAGGATCAAGTTACAGTCTTTATTGCGCTTTACTATTGACTTTTTCATTTTGGAGATTTATattttgatatactgtatgaagaggtatatttttttaacaaacaataCAGGGAAGCTGTGCAAGGCTATGG
This genomic interval from Sander vitreus isolate 19-12246 chromosome 7, sanVit1, whole genome shotgun sequence contains the following:
- the klhl17 gene encoding kelch-like protein 17 isoform X6: MSESRQTHVTLHDIDCQALEQLVQYAYTAEIVVGEGNVQTLLPAASLLQLNGVRDACCKFLLSQLDPSNCLGIRGFADTHSCSDLLKSAHKYVLQHFVEVSKTEEFMLLPLKQVLDLISSDNLNVPSEEEVYRAVLSWVKHDVDGRRQHVPWLMKCVRLPLLRRDFLMSNVDTELLVRHHSECKDLLIEALKYHLMPEQRGVLSNSRTRPRRCEGASPVLFAVGQCAPEGGGSLFAIHGDCEAYDTRTDRWHMVASMSTRRARVGVAAIGNRLYAVGGYDGTSDLATVESYDPITNAWQPEVSMGTRRSCLGVAVLHGLLYAAGGYDGASCLNSAERYDPLTSTWTSIAAMSTRRRYVRVATLDSSLYAVGGYDSSSHLATVEKYDPQSNTWIAIANMLSRRSSAGVAVLDGMLYVAGGNDGTSCLNSVERFNPKANTWEGVAPMNIRRSTHDLVAMDGWLYAVGGNDGSSSLNSIEKYNPRSNKWVAASCMFTRRSSVGVAVLELLNFPPPSSPTLSVSSTSL